One window of Pyxicephalus adspersus chromosome 4, UCB_Pads_2.0, whole genome shotgun sequence genomic DNA carries:
- the VGLL2 gene encoding transcription cofactor vestigial-like protein 2 isoform X1, which translates to MSCLDVMYQVYGPPQPYFTTAYSPYHQKLAFYSKMQEAPESGSNSNGSSGSSFSSHTPANIKEEDCSPDKESPPEAEYINSRCVLFTYFQGDISSVVDEHFSRALSQPSSYSPSSAAAKSARGASSWRAETTFPMSQRSFPPSFWNSSYQPNAVAAPSSLGSSLASPLAGPHSEIPFGADPYSPASLHSHLHQGPPEPWHHAHHHHHHHHPYSIGGAINSQGSSYPRPGMHEVYSTHFDPRYSSLLVPTSVRPHRITPAGSAPPAAQCDLGKGEAATSAWTTPGPYPGPAGDMGQSLSLNVDAARRYTFCGGPLLS; encoded by the exons aaattaGCCTTTTATTCGAAGATGCAGGAAGCCCCAGAGAGTGGTAGCAACAGTAATGGGAGCAGTGGCAGCTCATTCTCCAGCCATACCCCAGCCAATATTAAAGAAGAGGACTGCAGCCCTGACAAGGAGAGTCCTCCAGAAGCTGAATACATCAACTCCAGATGTGTCCTGTTCACCTATTTCCAGGGAGATATCAGCTCAGTGGTGGATGAGCATTTCAGCAGAGCTCTCAGCCAGCCCAGCAGTTATTCCCCCAGCAGTGCTGCTGCCAAGAGTGCCAGGGGTGCCAGCTCATGGAGGG CAGAAACAACTTTTCCCATGAGCCAAAGAAGTTTCCCACCATCCTTTTGGAACAGCAGTTACCAGCCAAATGCAGTTGCAGCCCCCTCATCGCTGGGCAGCAGCTTAGCCAGTCCTCTTGCTGGTCCCCACAGTGAAATTCCTTTTGGAGCAGATCCTTATTCCCCTGCTTCTCTTCATAGTCACCTACACCAGGGTCCACCTGAGCCCTGGCATCATgcccaccaccatcaccaccaccatcacccaTATTCAATCGGAGGAGCAATAAACAGTCAAGGTTCAAGTTACCCTCGGCCTGGCATGCATGAAGTTTATAGTACGCACTTCGATCCTCGCTACAGCTCTTTACTTGTTCCAACATCAGTCCGACCCCACAGGATCACCCCTGCAGGTTCAGCACCTCCTGCAGCACAGTGTGATTTAGGCAAAGGAGAAGCAGCAACCTCTGCATGGACAACACCTGGGCCTTATCCAGGACCAGCAGGAGACATGGGACAAAGCCTTAGCCTCAATGTGGATGCAG CTCGACGCTACACCTTCTGCGGAGGACCTCTCCTGAGCTGA
- the VGLL2 gene encoding transcription cofactor vestigial-like protein 2 isoform X2, translating into MSCLDVMYQVYGPPQPYFTTAYSPYHQKLAFYSKMQEAPESGSNSNGSSGSSFSSHTPANIKEEDCSPDKESPPEAEYINSRCVLFTYFQGDISSVVDEHFSRALSQPSSYSPSSAAAKSARGASSWRETTFPMSQRSFPPSFWNSSYQPNAVAAPSSLGSSLASPLAGPHSEIPFGADPYSPASLHSHLHQGPPEPWHHAHHHHHHHHPYSIGGAINSQGSSYPRPGMHEVYSTHFDPRYSSLLVPTSVRPHRITPAGSAPPAAQCDLGKGEAATSAWTTPGPYPGPAGDMGQSLSLNVDAARRYTFCGGPLLS; encoded by the exons aaattaGCCTTTTATTCGAAGATGCAGGAAGCCCCAGAGAGTGGTAGCAACAGTAATGGGAGCAGTGGCAGCTCATTCTCCAGCCATACCCCAGCCAATATTAAAGAAGAGGACTGCAGCCCTGACAAGGAGAGTCCTCCAGAAGCTGAATACATCAACTCCAGATGTGTCCTGTTCACCTATTTCCAGGGAGATATCAGCTCAGTGGTGGATGAGCATTTCAGCAGAGCTCTCAGCCAGCCCAGCAGTTATTCCCCCAGCAGTGCTGCTGCCAAGAGTGCCAGGGGTGCCAGCTCATGGAGGG AAACAACTTTTCCCATGAGCCAAAGAAGTTTCCCACCATCCTTTTGGAACAGCAGTTACCAGCCAAATGCAGTTGCAGCCCCCTCATCGCTGGGCAGCAGCTTAGCCAGTCCTCTTGCTGGTCCCCACAGTGAAATTCCTTTTGGAGCAGATCCTTATTCCCCTGCTTCTCTTCATAGTCACCTACACCAGGGTCCACCTGAGCCCTGGCATCATgcccaccaccatcaccaccaccatcacccaTATTCAATCGGAGGAGCAATAAACAGTCAAGGTTCAAGTTACCCTCGGCCTGGCATGCATGAAGTTTATAGTACGCACTTCGATCCTCGCTACAGCTCTTTACTTGTTCCAACATCAGTCCGACCCCACAGGATCACCCCTGCAGGTTCAGCACCTCCTGCAGCACAGTGTGATTTAGGCAAAGGAGAAGCAGCAACCTCTGCATGGACAACACCTGGGCCTTATCCAGGACCAGCAGGAGACATGGGACAAAGCCTTAGCCTCAATGTGGATGCAG CTCGACGCTACACCTTCTGCGGAGGACCTCTCCTGAGCTGA